A window of the Planococcus citri chromosome 4, ihPlaCitr1.1, whole genome shotgun sequence genome harbors these coding sequences:
- the SA gene encoding cohesin subunit SA-2 isoform X1, whose translation MHRSIGKRISMDDPPPEEYENMVNNMTPAYAPEVQERYSPFMPYGNPDPNIDPSAGMYTDTYGNAQTDHYGHPNQYNPPPQYGQADQFISSPLPQMAPLQDQEMLLHDAPQDTGLFHMPTDNQMQFQEEHIPTANIDESLVSQHIPQMVNEPMQQDQPETPGNVRITRSRLRGGNTVTQQPQPTPSTSTLSYSRKAPEERRGRPGRPPAVRKQTVDEESSASPKDSCLYDLIRNGKSSLTTLVDDWIDEYKVNRDTALLALMQFFINASGCKGKITSMMAANMEHAAIIRKMTEEFDEESGEYPLIMSGPQWKKFRQNFCDFVAILVKQCQYSIIYDQYLMDNVISLLTGLSDSQVRAFRHTATLAAMKLMTALVDVALTVSINLDNTQRQYEAERQKGREKRASDRLESLMSKRQELEENMDEIKNMLTYLFKSVFVHRYRDTLPEIRAICMAEIGVWMKKFHQNFLDDSYLKYIGWTLHDKVGEVRLKCLQALQPLYASEELKGKLELFTSKFKDRIVAMTLDKEYEVAVQAVKLVISILKHHKDILTDKDCEHVYELVYSSHRAVAQAAGEFLNERLFVQDEMMQGTRTKRGKKRLANTPLIRDLVQFFIESELHEHGAYLVDSLIESNDMMKDWECMTDLLLEEPGPSEEALDDRQETSLIELMTCCVRQAATGEAPVGRGSNRKIASVKEIKQVQEDKAKLTEHFTKTLPLLLDKYRADADKLVNLLSFPQYFELEMYVKSRQETNLELLLKKMQLIADKHQNTDVLETCAKTLEVLCNESNAIICTKCDVQRSTLIDNIVKKYREAMDDWNAVIESNEEPDDDETFQVVTSLKKISIFYACHNLGHWNIWLVVFNDFRNAISGQKYLPDEAIKSSVWACYYGTMWDLHHLEDLAETGGGANIENLVREVKSRLSQLMETYKEMLLHQSLTFREEAYVAICDLLIVFCNQLGTNPYKVLSELIYEPDKELQKMLNDFIQGNVFVYEEEEENDDHSRIEALHKRRNFLASYCKLIVYGIMPTACASDVFKHYVKSYNEYGDIIKATVAKARELNKVNCARTMVASLISLFRELHDENGGLIISRNSNQFASLKELAKRFALSFGLDALKNREAIAALHREGVLFAVSEPSDDPTSAPPNLPFLEILMEFTNKLLKQDKRMILNYLDRRISSGMPSSKGEDWQPLLLYRNSLLHGESDQPLPTARRAYTRKKKEVDDENGEDEDQISDQEYGDNNAAEEGVKHVYKKKPKAPKLDILIVRGGKIVRNQQDGGGAAAAREADQSDQSAASNASRPQRQCTTRSLAYRFVEQNSEDEED comes from the exons ATGCATCGAAGTATCGGTAAACGAATAAGTATGGATGACCCTCCTCCGGAGGAGTATGAGAATATGGTCAATAACATGACTCCTGCTTACGCTCCCGAAGTTCAAGAACGGTATTCACCGTTTATGCCTTACGGTAACCCGGATCCCAATATTGATCCTAG CGCTGGCATGTATACAGATACGTACGGAAATGCTCAAACGGATCATTACGGACATCCGAATCAGTACAATCCACCTCCTCAATACGGTCAAGCCGATCAGTTTATTTCTAGTCCATTGCCACAAATGGCACCATTACAAGATCAAGAAATGTTATTACACGATGCGCCTCAAGATACCGGATTATTCCATATGCCTACGGATAATCAAATGCAATTTCAAGAGGAACACATTCCTACGGCTAATATTGACGAATCATTGGTTTCGCAACATATTCCTCAAATGGTGAACGAACCGATGCAACAAGATCAGCCGGAAACTCCTGGTAATGTGAGAATTACTCGTTCCAGGCTCAGAG GTGGTAATACCGTAACTCAACAACCTCAACCGACACCTTCAACGTCTACATTGTCATATTCGAGAAAAGCACCCGAAGAGCGACGTGGAAGACCTGGAAGGCCTCCCGCAGTTCGTAAACAAACTGTCGATGAGGAATCGTCAGCTTCACCGAAAGACTCTTGTTTATACGATTTGATCCGTAATGGAAAATCGTCGTTAACG actcTGGTCGATGATTGGATCGACGAATATAAGGTTAATCGAGATACAGCTTTGTTGGctttgatgcaatttttcatcaacgcgTCAGGATGTAAAGGAAAGATTACTTCGATGATGGCTGCCAATATGGAACACGCTGCCATTATTCGAAAAATGACCGAAGAATTCGACGAA gAAAGTGGCGAATACCCTTTGATTATGAGTGGACCgcagtggaaaaaatttcgacaaaatttttgcgatttcgTTGCTATTCTGGTGAAGCAGTGTCAGTATTCCATCATATACGATCAATACTTGATGGATAATGTGATATCTTTGCTGACCGGATTGTCAGATTCTCAAGTACGAGCTTTTCGACATACTGCAACGTTAGCAG cGATGAAATTGATGACAGCTCTAGTGGATGTCGCTTTAACTGTGTCTATAAATTTGGATAACACCCAAAGACAGTACGAAGCCGAACGTCAGAAAGGACGAGAGAAACGAGCCAGCGATCGTTTGGAATCTTTGATGTCGAAACGTCAAGAACTCGAAGAAAACATggatgaaatcaaaaacatgTTGACGTACTTGTTCAAATCTGTTTTCGTGCATCGTTACAGAGATACGTTGCCTGAAATCAGAGCCATTTGTATGGCCGAAATTGGAGTATGGATGaagaaattccatcaaaatttctTGGATGATTCATATTTAAAGTATATTGGTTGGACACTGCATGATAAAGTCGGCGAAGTGAGGCTCAAGTGTTTACAA GCATTGCAACCTTTATACGCGTCAGAAGAGCTCAAAGGTAAACTGGAACTATTCACTAGTAAATTCAAAGATCGAATTGTCGCAATGACGCTAGATAAAGAATACGAAGTAGCGGTTCAAGCTGTAAAATTAGTCATCAGCATATTAAA GCATCATAAAGACATCTTGACCGATAAAGATTGCGAACACGTTTACGAATTGGTATACTCGTCTCATAGAGCCGTAGCCCAAGCTGCTGGCGAGTTTTTAAACGAACGTTTATTCGTGCAAGATGAAATGATGCAAGGCACCAGAACTAAAAGAGGCAAGAAACGACTTGCCAACACTCCACTTATTCGCGATCTGGTCCAGTTTTTCATCGAATCCGAA TTACACGAACACGGAGCTTACCTGGTGGATTCTCTAATCGAGTCGAACGATATGATGAAAGATTGGGAATGCATGACCGATTTGTTACTCGAAGAGCCTGGTCCGAGTGAAGAAGCGTTGGATGATAGACAAGAAACCAGTTTGATCGAATTGATGACCTGTTGCGTTCGTCAGGCTGCCACCGGTGAAGCGCCAGTTGGACGAGGATCGAATAGAAAA ATCGCCTCGGTTAAAGAAATCAAACAAGTGCAAGAAGATAAAGCCAAATTGACCGAACATTTTACTAAAACGTTGCCGTTATTGCTCGATAAGTACAGAGCCGATGCGGATAAATTGGTCAATCTGTTATCTTTTCCGCAATACTTTGAATTGGAAATGTATGTCAAATCTCGTCAAGAAACT aatttagAATTATTGCTCAAGAAAATGCAACTGATTGCGGACAAGCATCAAAATACCGATGTGCTGGAAACCTGCGCCAAAACTTTGGAGGTTTTATGCAATGAAAGCAACGCCATCATTTGTACCAAGTGTGACGTTCAACGAAGCACTTTGATCGATAACATCGTGAAAAAATATCGCGAAGCGATGGACGATTGGAATGCTGTCATAGAATCC AATGAAGAGCCAGATGACGATGAAACCTTCCAAGTGGTTACgagtttgaagaaaatatccattttttacGCTTGTCATAATTTAGGACACTGGAATATTTGGCTAGTCGTGTTTAATGATTTTCGTAACGCGATTTCTGGACAGAAATACTTACCGGATGAG GCGATCAAATCGAGTGTTTGGGCTTGTTATTACGGTACAATGTGGGATCTACACCATTTGGAAGATTTAGCAGAAACCGGAGGTGgtgcaaatattgaaaatttggttcgcGAGGTCAAAAGCAGACTTTCACAACTGATGGAAACATACAAAGAGATGTTGCTTCATCAAAGTTTAACTTTCAGAGAAGAA gcttATGTAGCTATTTGTGATTTATTAATTGTATTCTGTAATCAACTCGGTACCAATCCGTACAAAGTATTGTCGGAGTTGATTTACGAACCTGACAAAGAgctgcaaaaaatgttgaacgatTTTATCCAAGGGAACGTATTTGTCTACGAAGAAGAAG AAGAAAATGACGACCATTCGAGAATAGAGGCTCTTCACAAACGTCGTAATTTCCTAGCTTCGTATTGTAAATTGATAGTTTACGGAATCATGCCGACGGCTTGCGCTTCTGATGTATTCAAACATTATGTCAAa TCATACAACGAGTACGGCGATATCATCAAAGCAACCGTAGCAAAAGCGAGAGAACTCAATAAAGTTAATTGCGCTCGAACGATGGTAGCGAGTTTAATCTCTCTATTCCGCGAACTGCACGACGAAAACGGAGGATTAATTATTTCACGAAACTCGAATCAGTTCGCCAGTTTGAAG GAATTGGCAAAACGATTCGCATTATCATTTGGATTGGACGCTTTGAAAAACCGAGAAGCTATCGCCGCTCTGCACAGAGAAGGAGTATTATTCGCTGTGTCTGAACCTTCAGATGATCCAACCAGTGCTCCGCCTAATTTGCCCTTCCTCGAGATACTAATGGAATTCacgaataaattattaaaacaagaTAAGAGAATGAT tttaaattaTCTGGATAGAAGGATTTCAAGCGGTATGCCCTCGAGTAAAGGTGAAGATTGGCAGCCTTTGTTATTATATAGAAATAGTTTATTGCACGGAGAATCGGATCAGCCGTTGCCGACTGCTCGAAGAGCTTACACGAGGAAGAAGAAAGAAG TCGATGACGAAAACGGCGAAGATGAAGATCAAATCTCAGATCAAGAATATGG GGACAATAATGCGGCGGAAGAAGGCGTTAAACACGTGTACAAAAAGAAACCCAAGGCGCCGAA ATTAGACATTCTAATTGTAAGAGGAGGTAAAATAGTTCGTAATCAGCAAGACGGTGGCGGTGCTGCAGCAGCACGGGAAGCAGATCAAAGTGACCAATCAGCGGCTTCAAATGCCAGCAGGCCGCAGAGACAGTGCACAACTCGTTCGTTGGCTTACAGATTTGTCGAACAGAATTCCGAAGACGAAGAAGATTGA
- the SA gene encoding cohesin subunit SA-2 isoform X2 — MHRSIGKRISMDDPPPEEYENMVNNMTPAYAPEVQERYSPFMPYGNPDPNIDPSAGMYTDTYGNAQTDHYGHPNQYNPPPQYGQADQFISSPLPQMAPLQDQEMLLHDAPQDTGLFHMPTDNQMQFQEEHIPTANIDESLVSQHIPQMVNEPMQQDQPETPGNVRITRSRLRGGNTVTQQPQPTPSTSTLSYSRKAPEERRGRPGRPPAVRKQTVDEESSASPKDSCLYDLIRNGKSSLTTLVDDWIDEYKVNRDTALLALMQFFINASGCKGKITSMMAANMEHAAIIRKMTEEFDEESGEYPLIMSGPQWKKFRQNFCDFVAILVKQCQYSIIYDQYLMDNVISLLTGLSDSQVRAFRHTATLAAMKLMTALVDVALTVSINLDNTQRQYEAERQKGREKRASDRLESLMSKRQELEENMDEIKNMLTYLFKSVFVHRYRDTLPEIRAICMAEIGVWMKKFHQNFLDDSYLKYIGWTLHDKVGEVRLKCLQALQPLYASEELKGKLELFTSKFKDRIVAMTLDKEYEVAVQAVKLVISILKHHKDILTDKDCEHVYELVYSSHRAVAQAAGEFLNERLFVQDEMMQGTRTKRGKKRLANTPLIRDLVQFFIESELHEHGAYLVDSLIESNDMMKDWECMTDLLLEEPGPSEEALDDRQETSLIELMTCCVRQAATGEAPVGRGSNRKIASVKEIKQVQEDKAKLTEHFTKTLPLLLDKYRADADKLVNLLSFPQYFELEMYVKSRQETNLELLLKKMQLIADKHQNTDVLETCAKTLEVLCNESNAIICTKCDVQRSTLIDNIVKKYREAMDDWNAVIESNEEPDDDETFQVVTSLKKISIFYACHNLGHWNIWLVVFNDFRNAISGQKYLPDEAIKSSVWACYYGTMWDLHHLEDLAETGGGANIENLVREVKSRLSQLMETYKEMLLHQSLTFREEAYVAICDLLIVFCNQLGTNPYKVLSELIYEPDKELQKMLNDFIQGNVFVYEEEENDDHSRIEALHKRRNFLASYCKLIVYGIMPTACASDVFKHYVKSYNEYGDIIKATVAKARELNKVNCARTMVASLISLFRELHDENGGLIISRNSNQFASLKELAKRFALSFGLDALKNREAIAALHREGVLFAVSEPSDDPTSAPPNLPFLEILMEFTNKLLKQDKRMILNYLDRRISSGMPSSKGEDWQPLLLYRNSLLHGESDQPLPTARRAYTRKKKEVDDENGEDEDQISDQEYGDNNAAEEGVKHVYKKKPKAPKLDILIVRGGKIVRNQQDGGGAAAAREADQSDQSAASNASRPQRQCTTRSLAYRFVEQNSEDEED; from the exons ATGCATCGAAGTATCGGTAAACGAATAAGTATGGATGACCCTCCTCCGGAGGAGTATGAGAATATGGTCAATAACATGACTCCTGCTTACGCTCCCGAAGTTCAAGAACGGTATTCACCGTTTATGCCTTACGGTAACCCGGATCCCAATATTGATCCTAG CGCTGGCATGTATACAGATACGTACGGAAATGCTCAAACGGATCATTACGGACATCCGAATCAGTACAATCCACCTCCTCAATACGGTCAAGCCGATCAGTTTATTTCTAGTCCATTGCCACAAATGGCACCATTACAAGATCAAGAAATGTTATTACACGATGCGCCTCAAGATACCGGATTATTCCATATGCCTACGGATAATCAAATGCAATTTCAAGAGGAACACATTCCTACGGCTAATATTGACGAATCATTGGTTTCGCAACATATTCCTCAAATGGTGAACGAACCGATGCAACAAGATCAGCCGGAAACTCCTGGTAATGTGAGAATTACTCGTTCCAGGCTCAGAG GTGGTAATACCGTAACTCAACAACCTCAACCGACACCTTCAACGTCTACATTGTCATATTCGAGAAAAGCACCCGAAGAGCGACGTGGAAGACCTGGAAGGCCTCCCGCAGTTCGTAAACAAACTGTCGATGAGGAATCGTCAGCTTCACCGAAAGACTCTTGTTTATACGATTTGATCCGTAATGGAAAATCGTCGTTAACG actcTGGTCGATGATTGGATCGACGAATATAAGGTTAATCGAGATACAGCTTTGTTGGctttgatgcaatttttcatcaacgcgTCAGGATGTAAAGGAAAGATTACTTCGATGATGGCTGCCAATATGGAACACGCTGCCATTATTCGAAAAATGACCGAAGAATTCGACGAA gAAAGTGGCGAATACCCTTTGATTATGAGTGGACCgcagtggaaaaaatttcgacaaaatttttgcgatttcgTTGCTATTCTGGTGAAGCAGTGTCAGTATTCCATCATATACGATCAATACTTGATGGATAATGTGATATCTTTGCTGACCGGATTGTCAGATTCTCAAGTACGAGCTTTTCGACATACTGCAACGTTAGCAG cGATGAAATTGATGACAGCTCTAGTGGATGTCGCTTTAACTGTGTCTATAAATTTGGATAACACCCAAAGACAGTACGAAGCCGAACGTCAGAAAGGACGAGAGAAACGAGCCAGCGATCGTTTGGAATCTTTGATGTCGAAACGTCAAGAACTCGAAGAAAACATggatgaaatcaaaaacatgTTGACGTACTTGTTCAAATCTGTTTTCGTGCATCGTTACAGAGATACGTTGCCTGAAATCAGAGCCATTTGTATGGCCGAAATTGGAGTATGGATGaagaaattccatcaaaatttctTGGATGATTCATATTTAAAGTATATTGGTTGGACACTGCATGATAAAGTCGGCGAAGTGAGGCTCAAGTGTTTACAA GCATTGCAACCTTTATACGCGTCAGAAGAGCTCAAAGGTAAACTGGAACTATTCACTAGTAAATTCAAAGATCGAATTGTCGCAATGACGCTAGATAAAGAATACGAAGTAGCGGTTCAAGCTGTAAAATTAGTCATCAGCATATTAAA GCATCATAAAGACATCTTGACCGATAAAGATTGCGAACACGTTTACGAATTGGTATACTCGTCTCATAGAGCCGTAGCCCAAGCTGCTGGCGAGTTTTTAAACGAACGTTTATTCGTGCAAGATGAAATGATGCAAGGCACCAGAACTAAAAGAGGCAAGAAACGACTTGCCAACACTCCACTTATTCGCGATCTGGTCCAGTTTTTCATCGAATCCGAA TTACACGAACACGGAGCTTACCTGGTGGATTCTCTAATCGAGTCGAACGATATGATGAAAGATTGGGAATGCATGACCGATTTGTTACTCGAAGAGCCTGGTCCGAGTGAAGAAGCGTTGGATGATAGACAAGAAACCAGTTTGATCGAATTGATGACCTGTTGCGTTCGTCAGGCTGCCACCGGTGAAGCGCCAGTTGGACGAGGATCGAATAGAAAA ATCGCCTCGGTTAAAGAAATCAAACAAGTGCAAGAAGATAAAGCCAAATTGACCGAACATTTTACTAAAACGTTGCCGTTATTGCTCGATAAGTACAGAGCCGATGCGGATAAATTGGTCAATCTGTTATCTTTTCCGCAATACTTTGAATTGGAAATGTATGTCAAATCTCGTCAAGAAACT aatttagAATTATTGCTCAAGAAAATGCAACTGATTGCGGACAAGCATCAAAATACCGATGTGCTGGAAACCTGCGCCAAAACTTTGGAGGTTTTATGCAATGAAAGCAACGCCATCATTTGTACCAAGTGTGACGTTCAACGAAGCACTTTGATCGATAACATCGTGAAAAAATATCGCGAAGCGATGGACGATTGGAATGCTGTCATAGAATCC AATGAAGAGCCAGATGACGATGAAACCTTCCAAGTGGTTACgagtttgaagaaaatatccattttttacGCTTGTCATAATTTAGGACACTGGAATATTTGGCTAGTCGTGTTTAATGATTTTCGTAACGCGATTTCTGGACAGAAATACTTACCGGATGAG GCGATCAAATCGAGTGTTTGGGCTTGTTATTACGGTACAATGTGGGATCTACACCATTTGGAAGATTTAGCAGAAACCGGAGGTGgtgcaaatattgaaaatttggttcgcGAGGTCAAAAGCAGACTTTCACAACTGATGGAAACATACAAAGAGATGTTGCTTCATCAAAGTTTAACTTTCAGAGAAGAA gcttATGTAGCTATTTGTGATTTATTAATTGTATTCTGTAATCAACTCGGTACCAATCCGTACAAAGTATTGTCGGAGTTGATTTACGAACCTGACAAAGAgctgcaaaaaatgttgaacgatTTTATCCAAGGGAACGTATTTGTCTACGAAGAAGAAG AAAATGACGACCATTCGAGAATAGAGGCTCTTCACAAACGTCGTAATTTCCTAGCTTCGTATTGTAAATTGATAGTTTACGGAATCATGCCGACGGCTTGCGCTTCTGATGTATTCAAACATTATGTCAAa TCATACAACGAGTACGGCGATATCATCAAAGCAACCGTAGCAAAAGCGAGAGAACTCAATAAAGTTAATTGCGCTCGAACGATGGTAGCGAGTTTAATCTCTCTATTCCGCGAACTGCACGACGAAAACGGAGGATTAATTATTTCACGAAACTCGAATCAGTTCGCCAGTTTGAAG GAATTGGCAAAACGATTCGCATTATCATTTGGATTGGACGCTTTGAAAAACCGAGAAGCTATCGCCGCTCTGCACAGAGAAGGAGTATTATTCGCTGTGTCTGAACCTTCAGATGATCCAACCAGTGCTCCGCCTAATTTGCCCTTCCTCGAGATACTAATGGAATTCacgaataaattattaaaacaagaTAAGAGAATGAT tttaaattaTCTGGATAGAAGGATTTCAAGCGGTATGCCCTCGAGTAAAGGTGAAGATTGGCAGCCTTTGTTATTATATAGAAATAGTTTATTGCACGGAGAATCGGATCAGCCGTTGCCGACTGCTCGAAGAGCTTACACGAGGAAGAAGAAAGAAG TCGATGACGAAAACGGCGAAGATGAAGATCAAATCTCAGATCAAGAATATGG GGACAATAATGCGGCGGAAGAAGGCGTTAAACACGTGTACAAAAAGAAACCCAAGGCGCCGAA ATTAGACATTCTAATTGTAAGAGGAGGTAAAATAGTTCGTAATCAGCAAGACGGTGGCGGTGCTGCAGCAGCACGGGAAGCAGATCAAAGTGACCAATCAGCGGCTTCAAATGCCAGCAGGCCGCAGAGACAGTGCACAACTCGTTCGTTGGCTTACAGATTTGTCGAACAGAATTCCGAAGACGAAGAAGATTGA